The DNA region CCTATCCTTATCTTATCGGACAGATACGCATTGACAAAAATGAGATTGATTTCCCTGATACTCACCGTGGCGAAAAGCCTGTCATACGGATTGGCGTAGTGAATCTGTCGGATCGTTCGTATGAACCGGTATTGATGCATCTGCCTTCCTATCTGGATATGAAAGTGGAACCGAACGTACTTCAGAAAGGTGAGAAAGGGCTTATCACATTAACTCTCAACACAGAGAAACTGACAGACCTGGGACTGACACAGGCATCAGTTTACCTGTCACGCTTTACAGGTGACAAGGTGAGTGATGAAAACGAGATACCTCTTTCTGCCATTCTCCTGCCTGATTTCTCCGGTATGACCGATATGGACAAGGCGAATGCTCCGGTAATCCGTCTTTCGGAGACAGATATAGACTTGAGCGCACAACTGGCTAAGAAGAATAAGGTGAAACATGATATACAGATCACCAATACCGGAGGCTCTCCGTTGCAAATCAGTAAATTGCAGGTATTCAATCCAGCTTTAGGAGTAAGTCTGAAGAAGAGCGTATTGCAGCCGGGCGAAACCACCCGCTTACGTGTGACGATAGATAAGAGGAATATCGCCAAGAAGAAACGCCACCTGCGCATTCTGATGATTACGAATGATCCGATGCAGCCTAAGGTTGAGATGAATATCAAAGCGAGTTAAAGATTTATGATTTCATAAATCATAAATCTTATCATAAATCATAAATTAGAAATCATAAATCTTATCATGGAACATCCTGAAAACGATGAATCCTATAAAGGATTGGTTGTCAATGCAGGCATTGAGCAACCTTCGTCTGTCAATCCCTATCGCCGTCCGAAACCTAAAAAGCGTCAGCGTTCCGTAGCGGAGTTTGTAGAAGGTATTGTGAAAGGAGACGTCACTGTGCTGAGTCAGGCAGTTACTTTAGTGGAAAGTGTGAAGCCTGAACACCAGGCATTAGCACAGGAAGTTATTGAGAGATGCCTGCCTTACTCAGGGAACTCTATCCGTGTGGGGATCAGTGGCGTGCCTGGAGCCGGAAAAAGTACCTCGATTGATGTCTTCGGCTTGCATGTGTTGGAAAAATACGAAGGTAAGCTGGCAGTGCTTGCCATCGACCCCAGTAGCGAGCGCAGTAAGGGCAGTATCTTGGGTGATAAGACGCGTATGGAGCAACTCTCCGTTCATCCAAAATCCTTCATCCGCCCCAGTCCGTCGGCAGGTTCTTTGGGTGGAGTAGCGCGTAAGACGCGTGAAACGATTATTCTTTGTGAAGCTGCCGGTTTCGATAAAATCTTTGTAGAGACGGTAGGTGTGGGACAAAGTGAGACAGCTGTACACTCTATGGTCGACTTCTTCCTGCTTATCCAGTTGGCCGGAACAGGTGACGAACTGCAAGGCATCAAACGTGGTATCATGGAAATGGCGGACGGTATTGTTATCAATAAGGCAGATGGTGATAACCTGGAGCGTGCTAAACTGGCCGCATCGCAATTCCGCAATGCTCTGCATCTGTTTCCTGCTCCCGAGTCAGGATGGACGCCACAGGTGATGACTTATTCCGGTTTCTATAACCTGGGTGTGAAAGAAATCTGGAAGATGATTTACGACTATATTGCTTTTGTGAAAGATAACGGTTACTTTGAATATCGACGTAACGAGCAAAGCAAATACTGGATGTACGAAAGCATCAATGA from Bacteroides sp. MSB163 includes:
- a CDS encoding DUF1573 domain-containing protein, with the protein product MKRTLICIYALAAVALTATAQPRFSSNKETHNFGQIEWKHPVSVQYVITNTGDKPLVLTDVDPSCACSVAQWTQTPIAPGEKGKIVVDFDAKALGHFDKSIAVYSNAQPNLAYLHFTGEVVREIKDFTKTYPYLIGQIRIDKNEIDFPDTHRGEKPVIRIGVVNLSDRSYEPVLMHLPSYLDMKVEPNVLQKGEKGLITLTLNTEKLTDLGLTQASVYLSRFTGDKVSDENEIPLSAILLPDFSGMTDMDKANAPVIRLSETDIDLSAQLAKKNKVKHDIQITNTGGSPLQISKLQVFNPALGVSLKKSVLQPGETTRLRVTIDKRNIAKKKRHLRILMITNDPMQPKVEMNIKAS
- the meaB gene encoding methylmalonyl Co-A mutase-associated GTPase MeaB, whose protein sequence is MEHPENDESYKGLVVNAGIEQPSSVNPYRRPKPKKRQRSVAEFVEGIVKGDVTVLSQAVTLVESVKPEHQALAQEVIERCLPYSGNSIRVGISGVPGAGKSTSIDVFGLHVLEKYEGKLAVLAIDPSSERSKGSILGDKTRMEQLSVHPKSFIRPSPSAGSLGGVARKTRETIILCEAAGFDKIFVETVGVGQSETAVHSMVDFFLLIQLAGTGDELQGIKRGIMEMADGIVINKADGDNLERAKLAASQFRNALHLFPAPESGWTPQVMTYSGFYNLGVKEIWKMIYDYIAFVKDNGYFEYRRNEQSKYWMYESINERLRDSFYHNPAIEAMLSDKEQQVLQGKLTSFVAAKSLLDTYFGEMRKS